The Streptomyces durmitorensis genome contains the following window.
GCACCGCGGGCACGATCGTCAAGGACGAGGGCGAGGGCGGCAAGCAGCTCGCTGAGTTCCTCGCGGGCCAGAAGTTCATCTGAGCTAGGGCCGCCCCCTCATCATCCGCCGCACTTCCTTGTAACCGCAGGAGATTGAAGTCCCATGGCTGAAGTTCTCGTCTATGTCGACCACGTGGACGGTGCCGTCCGCAAGCCCACCCTGGAGCTGTTGACGCTGGCCCGCCGCATCGGTGACCCGGTCGCCGTGGCGCTGGGCAACGGTGCCGCTGACACGGCGGCCGTGCTGGCCGAGCACGGCGCGGTCAAGGTCCTCACCAGTGACGCCGCCGAGTTCGCCGACTACCTGGTGGTACCGAAGGTGGACGCGCTGCAGGCCGCCTACGACGCCGTGTCGCCGGTCGCGGTGCTGGTGCCCTCCTCCGCCGAGGGCAAGGAGATCGCCGCCCGTCTGGCGCTGCGGGTCAAGGGCGGCATCATCACCGACGCCGTCGACCTGGAGGCCGACGGTGAGGCTGTGGTGGCCACGCAGTCCGCGTTCGCCGCCTCCTACTCCACCAAGTCGCGCATCACGACCGGCACCCCGGTCATCACGGTCAAGCCCAACAGTGCCGCCGTGGAGGCCGCTCCGGCCGCGGGCGCCGTGGAGGCGCTTGCGGTGTCGTTCTCGGAGCAGGCCACGGGGACGAAGGTCACCGGGCGTACGCCGCGGGAGTCGACCGGGCGTCCGGAGCTGACCGAGGCCGCGATCGTGGTCTCCGGCGGGCGCGGGGTGAACGGCGCGGACAACTTCCACCTCATCGAGTCG
Protein-coding sequences here:
- a CDS encoding electron transfer flavoprotein subunit alpha/FixB family protein gives rise to the protein MAEVLVYVDHVDGAVRKPTLELLTLARRIGDPVAVALGNGAADTAAVLAEHGAVKVLTSDAAEFADYLVVPKVDALQAAYDAVSPVAVLVPSSAEGKEIAARLALRVKGGIITDAVDLEADGEAVVATQSAFAASYSTKSRITTGTPVITVKPNSAAVEAAPAAGAVEALAVSFSEQATGTKVTGRTPRESTGRPELTEAAIVVSGGRGVNGADNFHLIESLADSLGAAVGASRAAVDAGWYPHSNQVGQTGKSVSPQLYIASGISGAIQHRAGMQTSKTIVAINKDAEAPIFDLVDYGVVGDLFDVVPALTEEVNTRKG